One Paenibacillus riograndensis SBR5 DNA segment encodes these proteins:
- a CDS encoding sensor histidine kinase, with protein sequence MKDNRKPSAFINDIPLKYKFLFIYLLCVLVPILSINALFYVQISRNVEARERENLEISVDRVVYDLMQIVNECVAISNTVAADRPYMEMMDYAYPDNEAYYDAYNDSLKDKLRQYSNLHSYISWMGIYTSNPTIQNGNSYFILSDADKRSEWYRKISSSTDKVLLTSYQGTNPLNPPQQEVLVSLIRKLDNFTGQPYTKYLRIDLRLNNMQEVFQKERDYLDFKLLDEKNRVVLASDRSFSSLDASALLNVDTSLDQPPKQIVRALSSAAYTTGWRLVGTPEGRKINHEMDRALRNSLILVLLTIIIPTLLMIVIIRSYNLRVRLLYKHMKLVKYEQFESIDMYEGKDEIGGLIRSFNLMTGKIRNLINDVYKLEIQKKDLELERVRAELKYLESQVDPHFLFNTLNAILVICKKYKYEQVTDVIRNLALIMRRLLSWKDDLITLEEEVSFIEMYLQIEKFRFQNRFSYVLDIEPEVLNCRIPKMSIQALVENSCKHGLQSVKWAREVHVSASRNGTGLLIMVTDNGKGIEKEKLEWIKSHLETEEDTGQNVGLRNVYKRLMLYYNGKATFSIESTEYERTVITIQIPGELSLVPVEEGSHV encoded by the coding sequence ATGAAGGATAACCGGAAGCCATCTGCCTTCATCAATGATATTCCGCTCAAATACAAGTTTTTGTTTATCTACTTACTGTGTGTGCTCGTCCCCATACTTAGCATCAATGCCCTCTTTTATGTACAGATCAGCCGCAATGTGGAGGCACGGGAGAGGGAGAATCTGGAGATATCGGTAGACCGGGTGGTCTATGACCTGATGCAGATCGTGAACGAATGCGTGGCGATCAGCAACACGGTGGCTGCGGACCGGCCCTATATGGAGATGATGGATTACGCCTACCCGGATAATGAGGCTTATTATGATGCCTATAATGATTCTCTGAAGGATAAGCTGCGGCAGTACAGCAATCTTCACTCCTATATTTCCTGGATGGGCATATACACCTCTAATCCGACGATCCAGAACGGCAACAGCTACTTCATTCTGTCGGACGCGGATAAGAGAAGTGAATGGTACCGCAAAATCTCAAGCAGCACAGACAAAGTGCTGTTGACTTCTTATCAGGGAACCAACCCGCTGAATCCGCCGCAGCAGGAGGTGCTGGTCAGCCTGATCCGGAAACTGGATAACTTCACAGGCCAGCCCTACACGAAATATCTGAGGATCGATCTGCGGCTGAACAATATGCAGGAGGTGTTCCAGAAGGAGCGTGACTATCTGGATTTCAAGCTGCTGGATGAGAAGAACCGGGTCGTGCTGGCCTCGGACCGTTCCTTCTCCTCGCTGGATGCGAGTGCCTTGCTGAATGTGGACACCAGCCTTGACCAGCCGCCCAAGCAGATTGTCCGGGCGCTCAGCAGTGCAGCTTACACTACGGGCTGGCGGCTGGTCGGAACTCCGGAAGGGCGTAAGATCAACCATGAGATGGACCGCGCACTCAGGAACTCGCTGATTCTGGTCCTGCTGACGATCATCATTCCCACCCTGCTTATGATTGTTATTATTCGCTCCTACAATCTGCGGGTAAGGCTGCTCTACAAGCATATGAAGCTTGTCAAATACGAACAATTCGAGAGCATTGATATGTATGAAGGGAAGGATGAGATCGGCGGTCTGATCCGCAGCTTCAATCTGATGACCGGCAAAATCCGCAATCTGATCAATGATGTCTATAAGCTGGAGATCCAGAAGAAGGATCTGGAGCTGGAACGGGTGCGGGCGGAGCTGAAATATCTGGAGAGCCAGGTGGACCCTCATTTTCTGTTCAATACGCTGAATGCGATCCTGGTCATCTGTAAGAAGTATAAATATGAACAAGTTACCGATGTCATCCGGAATCTGGCCCTGATAATGCGCAGGCTGCTGAGCTGGAAGGATGATCTGATTACGTTGGAGGAGGAAGTATCCTTCATTGAGATGTATCTGCAGATTGAGAAGTTCCGCTTTCAGAACCGGTTCTCTTATGTGCTGGATATCGAGCCTGAGGTGCTGAACTGCCGGATTCCCAAGATGAGTATTCAGGCGCTGGTGGAGAATTCCTGCAAGCATGGCCTGCAGTCGGTCAAATGGGCAAGGGAAGTCCACGTGTCCGCTTCGCGGAATGGGACGGGGCTGCTGATTATGGTGACCGACAATGGCAAAGGAATTGAGAAGGAGAAGCTGGAATGGATCAAGTCCCATCTGGAAACAGAGGAGGATACGGGTCAGAATGTCGGGCTCCGCAATGTGTATAAACGCCTGATGCTGTATTACAACGGCAAAGCTACATTCAGCATTGAGAGCACCGAGTACGAACGGACGGTCATTACCATCCAGATTCCGGGGGAATTGAGTCTGGTTCCGGTAGAGGAGGGATCTCATGTATAA